ATGGTGAAAGTCCGAGGGGCGGCGGAGGCGGACTCTGCGAGGAAACAAGAAGACAGGCCCAAGATGGAGGCGGCGGTGGCCGTAGCGGCGTGACAGGTGAGGGCGGGCCCCGCGGGGTTAGGTTTCTGGAGCGACCGTCGGGCGCGGGCTGGGAGCCGGGACCGAAAGCTTAGCTCCAGGATGGCTTCGCTTgggccccggcgccccccgcccggaACCGCAGAAATGGTTTGACCCGGGGCGACCCATCGTCgacagcgggggtgggggggtagacAGGAATAGGGGTGCAAGGCTGCGGGGCATGGTTTCGCCCGTCGCGTGTGGCAGTGCGGCTGCGCAGAGTTGGCAGGCCTTCGGTAGGCGGGGCCGGGCTGAATGGGACCTGGGCTGTGGTGCGGGGCCCGGACTCAACCTACACCTCCTTGAGGTCTCTTGATGACCCTTCCTTGTGGGCAATGGGGAGTGCGTGGAGACGTGGTTCAATCAATCGCTCTCCTTCTGGATCAGTGTCTGATCCGCTAGGAGAATGTTTGAGGATTCCCCCATGACTGCTCTTTAttcctccccagcctccttcGATTATCACCAGTAACATGTCTGTGACCCTTTTCATTAATTAGGGGGATCTTGGACCCCTCCACCCCCGCTTTAAAACCTGTTGATCTCACCTCGACAGTGTTTGGTAATGCAGCATTACCCTCCGTCCCCCCAAGACAATGTCTAGTGATCTCCTGCTACCCACTTTTCTCCCCCTTACAGTGCCTTCAGCACAGTTCCTGCTAAGCCCTATGGAGTCCCCATCACAGTCTGGTGACTGTCCTTAGCCACCTAACAGTGTTTGAGAGCCTACTATCGTtacaggccaggccagggcttaGGGATTCCTGCAGGGTCCTTAAGAGCACTGCTTGGTCCTAATTCCCATTCCCCCCCACCAGCCAAGGGCATTATCTGCtgatcttccatttctttcccatCCTCCCATCTGTGACTCCTCCCTCACCACGGTATCTGGTAACCACTTTACTCCATTCAAAAGCCAGGACAGCCTGTTCATGCCCTTTATGTACCGGACACACCCCATTGCAGTGTGGTTTGACTTCCTTGTTAGCCCCCAGCAGAGACTCGGTACTCCTGGACCTTCCAGGACAGCGTGTGCTGCCTCTCCTTGTGTCCTTActaccccctcctccacccctacccTCTGCAGTGAATCATAGACCTTGGCCCTTGAGAGTGAGACAAACAACAGGAGAGGCTGAGCAGAGGGGAGCTGGATGAGTTCAAGGTGTCTGCAAGATCCCTTGGCTGTTGTGTGTAGATGAGGCAACGGGGTGATGTGGAGCCTGGAGATTGAGGGGGTTGTTTTTGTCCCTGCCACTTTGCTTCCAGACCATTTTTACTGGCTCTCTGAATTCCTCCTGTGTTCTAGGAGCCCCATGGCACCTGCTCAGCCCCGCCTCGGCCCGTCTTGACAAAGTCCTAGGCTCCATGGAGCCACCACGGGGCCCCCCTGCCAACGGGGCCGAGCCGTCCCGGGCAGTGGGCACTGTCAAAGTATACCTGCCCAACAAGCAACGCACCGTGGTGAGTCTGACTGGGGCAAAACGGGCAGGGGATGGGCATGAACCCAGTTGTAAGTCTTGGATCTGAATGGGGActaggggtgggaggaggcttTTTACAGAGGCTTGGGAAAGTCGGCTGGGGCCCGTGTTGGGCACTGACCCAGCCATCCTcacacgtgcgtgcacacacaggTGACTGTCCGGGATGGCATGAGTGTCTACGACTCTCTTGACAAGGCCCTCAAGGTACGGGGTCTCAATCAGGATTGCTGTGTGGTCTACCGGCTCATTGAGGGGTAAGTgtgctccctcccccacttcactGCCCTCCCCTGGGTGCTCAGCCTCCCGTCCTCTCCGCAGAGGCATCTGACTCCTTCCCTCTGTGGTGCGGTTTCCATTAGTTTTCCCTTGAGTTCAGTGACTCCATGGGTGCATGTAGCTTTTGTTCCATAACTTCAGTAGCTCATTGGCCTTCGAGGTCAGCAGCTTATCTCTCCTTGGCCCTCAGGTCCTTACCCTGTTCCCACATCTCGTACCAGAGTTTGTCTGTGTTCTTTCATGATGTCATCCATTTGCCAACTCTCTGCGCCCTGTTTCCTCATTCTCGGTCTGCCGAGCTGCGCTACGCTGGCCTTCCATTTATTCCTCTGTCCTGGGCTTCCTTAATTGTTCTGATCACCTCACACGTTGCTTCTTTATTCATCATCTCTGTGCCACATCAGCCACTTTTTTAGGGGCTTGCTTAGCACTTCTGAGATTTCATTATATATTCACTGTCTCATTTGCTCCTCACCTCATGGTTATGAGCGTGGACTCTTCAGGCTGGCCAGGTACTCCCAAtcctgtgtggccttgggcaagtcagtgTATCCCTCTGAGTCCCAGattcctcatccgtaaaatgggagCAAGGATAGTAATGAGTTCCTAGAGTTGCCATGCTGAAAATTAAACATGTCAGATATTACTCCATGGATGATAGGTGTGGAGGGACTTTTGGGGGTTCCGTGCCTCCCATCATCCCTGTCCACCCTCTCACCAACTCCTTTCCATGCCCCCTACAGGCGAAAGACAGTCACTGCCTGGGACACAGCCATTGCCCCCCTGGATGGAGAGGAGCTCATTGTAGAGGTCCTCGAAGACGTCCCACTGACCATGCACAATTTTGTGAGTGTGGGGTGGATAGTCGGGGCAGACTGTGAGCCTGGGGCGGGTTTGTCCTTGACCAGGCCTCAATCTTCCCTGCTCTGTGGCAGCAGGTACGGAAGACGTTCTTCAGCCTGGCATTCTGCGACTTCTGCCTTAAGTTTCTGTTCCATGGCTTCCGCTGCCAAACCTGTGGCTACAAGTTCCACCAGCATTGTTCCTCCAAGGTCCCCACAGTCTGTGTTGACATGAGTACCAACTGCCGACAGTGAGCCTGGCCTGGGGTGGGCGGGGGAATGGGGAGGACAGAAGCTACAAGGTTCTTACTGACCCTTACAAGGCTGACCCTTGTCCTCTTACTGTGTACCCTTAATGCCCTCAAGGTTTTACCACAGTGTCCAGGATTTGTCCGGAGGCTCCAGACAGCACGAAGCTCCCTCAAACCGCCCCTTGAATGAGCCGCTAACCCCTCAGGGTCCCAGGTAGGGATGCCTTAGCTGAAGGCCTGttgtcaggagaaaaaaatctggaggcCCTTGTAGACCACAAGCCatacttcattcatttgtttatttgacaaacgtttattgagcacctacaggTGTGGAGCTGTGGGACCTTCAGCAAGTCACCtaatctctctgggccttagtgTTTTCATCTACAAAGAgggaataataatactttttaCCATAAAGGATTTTGATGAGAATTTAAATGTGTTAAGGCATATCCAGTGCTGAGAACAAGATCTGGTACAGAATAAGAAgtcttgggaagcctgggtggctcagcggtttagcaccgccttcagctcagggtgtgatcctggagtcctgggatgagtcccacgttgggctccctgcatggagcctgctccctctgcctgtgtctctgcctctctcaatctctctctcaatctctttctctctctgtgtgtctctcatgagtaagtaaataaaatctttaaaaaaaataaaataaaaactaaataactgatttatgaaaaaaataagaagtcttTATTAATTAcaaacacatgtatatatatgtgtgtatctaacTATTTCATTAATTCTTACAGCACAACCATGCTTAAgcctttccattttgaaatacatattatCATAAAttcccttttgtttcctttaagtATTATAATACTGTAGTATTTCTATGTTAAAGTATATTATTGTCCTAAAATAGTATAAATGcattataaaatatgcattttatttgtcTATCATAGAATGTCTGTATTTACATAATATACAATGTTAAgagacgcccaggtggctcagtggttgagcgcctgcctttggcccagggcgtgatcctggagccccgaggttaagtcccacatcgggctccccgcatgggcctgcttctctctctgcctctctctctctctctctgtgtctcatgaataaataaaatcttaaaaaaatcctgcCCCtgtgacagtttaaaaaaaatacacaatgttAATACATTGTGTTCTATTTACACTACTTTTATATAatgtaaaacacatttttatgtaatataaaatagtaaagttAGGGCATTGTCACTTTTAATTATGGGTATATGTGGATtaattatttatgaatttaatttcaAGATAGTGAAAggggcatttaaaaatacatttgtgacattacaataaatatatgtagcatgtatatttatatattaacatgTGCAtctatgtataacatatatagttgacccttgaacaacatgggcttgaactgcGTGGGTCCACTCTCATATGGATTTTTTACATGCAgtactatattttcttctttttaaaagatttttatttattagagagagcgcgcgcgcacgAGCgtgcacaaggagggggaggggcaggagaagcagactctgctaagcagggagtcagatgcaaGGCTCATctcaggaccgcaggatcatgacctgagctgaaggcagacacttgactgactgagccgcccaaaatgtattttctcttatgattttattaaaaatatttattttctctaactttattgtaaggatacagtatataatacatagaacatataaaatatgagttcattgactgtttatgttatcagtaaggcttctgatcaacagtaggctcttagtagctaagtttttggggagtcagaagttacaTGCGGCTGTTCAGCTGGGCAGGGGATTGGTGGTGCCCCTAATCCCTGCATCGTTCAAGGATTAAGTGTGTAATGTTATAATATGCATATTTGGAGCcattggtgttttatttttttttatttttatttttattttttttaatttttatttattatttatgataggcacacagtgagagagagagagaggtggagacacaggcagagggagaagcaggctccatgcaccgggagcctgacgtgggatttgatcctgggtctccaggatcgcgccctgggccaaaggcaggcgctaaaccgctgcgccacccagggatcccgccattgGTGTTTTAATACAGATAACGTGTTGTAtgttatataacaatatatttgAATAGCATATGTAGGTATAtattccccctccccccgccgctaTATAGCTTGCTGTTCTTCctttaggtctttttaaaaattaattgattattaaagattttatttattagagcacgCATGTGAGAGAGTTGAGCacgagggagggaggggcagagggagaagcagaccccctgcagagcagtgagcccaagtgggactcaatcccaggatcctggggccatgatctgagctgaaggcagacacttaaccaactgagccacccaggctcagtgAAGACCTCCTTTGGGTCTTCACCCCAATGTCCCCTCAGAGAAGCCTTTCTACACCTTGCCCAGGACACTTTTTGTCTCCATGTTGCTCTGTTTCTTTATCACACCTGTCACCAAGAGACatgttaaatgtttgtttttttatggcgCTCTCTTCTTAACTGGAACATCAGCCCCACAAGGGCaggaacttttattcattttgcccACAGTTTTATTTCCACGACCTTGGGTGGTCTCTGCCACAGGGCAGGCACTCAGTAAGTGTTTCTTGAGGAGATGAATAACAGCAATGACAGTAGATAGTTACTGTGAGCTACATGTACATttactggggtggggggcggcttTACTTGTTCTCTTGTTCGTTTGACAGTGATCTCACAGCCTTTCCTCTGCCAGCTCCTGCACCCAGCACCGCGACCCTGAGCActttcccttccctgcccctgccaaCACCCCACTCCAGCGCATCCGCTCCACATCCACTCCCAACGTCCATATGGTCAGCACCACAGCCCCCATGGACTCCAGCCTCATCCAGGTTGGTGTGGAGGGGGTCGGTCAGAGAAGGCACCGGGCAGAGGGGAGACCATGCCTCTTGGCTCCCGTGTCCTCTCTCTGACTCCTGTCCCTCTTCTTCCAGCTCACTGCCCAGAGTTTTAGCACCGATGGTGAGCCCACCGCCCCCCGGCCATGCCCCATGCCCCCTCACCCCGCCCCGCTTGCCTCCACTCACATCCCCTCCACCATTGCAGCTGCTGGTAGTAGAGGTGGTGGTGACGGAGCCCCTCGGGGGAGCCCCAGCCCGGCCAGCGTGTCCTCGGGGAGGAAGTCCCCACATTCCAAGTCCCCGTCAGAGCAGCGGGAGCGGAAGTCCGTGGCTGATGACAAGAAGAAAGTGGTAAGCTCCGGGGGAGCATTGGGTGGGGGGTGCCCCAGGCTGAGTGATGAGGGAAGTGGGCAGGCTCCTGAGATGCTGCCCATGTGGCCCACAGAAGAATCTGGGGTACCGGGACTCCGGCTATTACTGGGAGGTGCCACCCAGTGAGGTGCAGCTGCTGAAGAGGATTGGGACGGGCTCGTTTGGCACTGTGTTTCGCGGGCGGTGGCATGGCGATGTGGCTGTGAAGGTGCTCAAGGTGGCCCAGCCCACAGCTGAGCAGGCCCAGGCCTTCAAGAATGAGATGCAGGTGCTCAGGTGAGATGGCTTGGGTGCGCATGcgtgggtgggggtgagtgggggatgggggccAGGCAAGGCGATGCTCTGGGCACTTCCCGCACGTCACCCGCGCCTATGTTGTGTTAGAACCATCACTGTAAGCCGTTTCTCAATCAGGGATATTCCTTTCCT
The nucleotide sequence above comes from Canis lupus dingo isolate Sandy chromosome X, ASM325472v2, whole genome shotgun sequence. Encoded proteins:
- the ARAF gene encoding serine/threonine-protein kinase A-Raf, encoding MEPPRGPPANGAEPSRAVGTVKVYLPNKQRTVVTVRDGMSVYDSLDKALKVRGLNQDCCVVYRLIEGRKTVTAWDTAIAPLDGEELIVEVLEDVPLTMHNFVRKTFFSLAFCDFCLKFLFHGFRCQTCGYKFHQHCSSKVPTVCVDMSTNCRQFYHSVQDLSGGSRQHEAPSNRPLNEPLTPQGPSSCTQHRDPEHFPFPAPANTPLQRIRSTSTPNVHMVSTTAPMDSSLIQLTAQSFSTDAAGSRGGGDGAPRGSPSPASVSSGRKSPHSKSPSEQRERKSVADDKKKVKNLGYRDSGYYWEVPPSEVQLLKRIGTGSFGTVFRGRWHGDVAVKVLKVAQPTAEQAQAFKNEMQVLRKTRHVNILLFMGFMTRPGFAIITQWCEGSSLYHHLHVADTRFDMVQLIDVARQTAQGMDYLHAKNIIHRDLKSNNIFLHEGLTVKIGDFGLATVKTRWSGAQPLEQPSGSVLWMAAEVIRMQDPNPYSFQSDVYAYGVVLYELMTGSLPYSHIGSRDQIIFMVGRGYLSPDLSKISSNCPKAMRRLLSDCLKFQREERPLFPQILATIELLQRSLPKIERSASEPSLHRTQADELPACLLSAARLVP